One genomic region from Reichenbachiella ulvae encodes:
- a CDS encoding lipopolysaccharide biosynthesis protein, whose amino-acid sequence MAGLRGLAGDTVWYGLSSIIGRMITYFLTPLYTGVLAKDMFGVYTEFYAYVGFLYAIYTFGMETSYFRYASKTDDPQSTFNVSLSSILVVSISISGALCLLATPITELLEYQGQEQVIYWLSSIIAIDAIVAIPYAKLRREKKPRKFAFIRLFNVSFTVLLNLFFYAFCLQIIEGKFLVSLASYISPWYDLDFQVKYIFLSNLIANASVVFLLYQEFKGFRFSLNREKLQPMIKYAMPLLIMSLAVVTNEMLSRTILKYWLPEGYYPGLSNQEVLGIFGACYKLSVFMLLGIQAFRYAAEPFFFSHSENKNSPQLFTKVMTGFIIFNCLVFYAVSVNLKPIGVVFLTNPEYREAIFIVPILLMGYLFSGINYNLSVWYKLTDQTKYGAIITSIGAIITIALNYYLIPVWGYLGSAIATFATFFTMATISYILGRKYYPIPYDLPKALEYLVLSSIGVAIIYPLELGHWFLDFVIKNLTVILFIAYIYFRERKQLSGIKVFGFKIP is encoded by the coding sequence ATGGCAGGACTGAGGGGACTGGCTGGTGATACAGTCTGGTATGGGCTAAGTAGTATCATCGGTCGAATGATCACGTACTTTCTTACTCCACTCTATACAGGTGTTTTAGCCAAAGACATGTTTGGGGTTTATACAGAATTCTATGCTTATGTAGGCTTCTTATATGCGATTTATACTTTTGGTATGGAGACCTCCTATTTTAGGTACGCCTCCAAAACAGATGATCCCCAGTCCACTTTCAATGTTTCCCTTAGCTCCATATTGGTCGTCAGTATTTCTATTTCAGGAGCTTTGTGCTTGTTGGCTACTCCCATCACTGAACTACTGGAATACCAGGGGCAGGAACAAGTAATATATTGGCTTTCAAGCATCATCGCCATAGATGCCATCGTAGCGATTCCTTATGCCAAACTGCGAAGGGAGAAAAAACCCAGAAAGTTTGCATTCATTCGATTGTTCAATGTCAGTTTTACGGTCTTGCTCAACTTGTTTTTCTATGCATTCTGTCTTCAAATTATAGAGGGAAAATTTTTAGTCAGTCTAGCATCTTACATCTCCCCCTGGTATGACCTGGATTTTCAGGTCAAATACATTTTTCTATCCAACCTAATCGCTAATGCCTCTGTAGTTTTCTTGCTCTATCAAGAGTTCAAAGGTTTTCGCTTCTCACTCAATCGTGAAAAACTCCAACCCATGATCAAATACGCCATGCCCCTTTTGATCATGAGTTTAGCTGTGGTGACTAACGAAATGCTATCTCGCACAATACTTAAATATTGGCTACCAGAAGGGTACTATCCAGGATTGAGCAATCAAGAAGTACTTGGTATTTTTGGAGCCTGCTACAAACTTTCTGTTTTCATGTTGTTGGGTATCCAGGCCTTTAGATATGCTGCAGAACCTTTTTTCTTTTCTCATTCTGAAAACAAAAACTCTCCTCAGCTTTTCACCAAAGTTATGACTGGGTTCATCATTTTCAACTGTCTGGTTTTCTATGCTGTCTCTGTCAACTTGAAACCGATAGGTGTAGTTTTCCTTACCAATCCAGAATATCGTGAGGCCATTTTTATTGTCCCGATTCTTCTGATGGGCTACCTTTTTAGTGGCATCAATTACAACTTATCTGTTTGGTACAAACTGACAGATCAAACCAAATATGGCGCGATTATAACCAGTATAGGTGCTATCATAACTATAGCACTCAACTACTATTTGATTCCTGTCTGGGGCTATCTGGGAAGTGCCATTGCGACCTTTGCGACCTTCTTCACAATGGCCACAATCAGCTATATTTTAGGAAGAAAGTACTACCCAATCCCCTATGATCTACCTAAAGCACTAGAATATCTTGTACTATCCTCCATAGGAGTAGCCATTATATATCCACTCGAACTAGGTCACTGGTTTCTCGATTTTGTAATCAAAAACCTGACTGTCATTCTATTTATTGCGTACATCTACTTTAGGGAGAGAAAACAACTTTCGGGCATCAAAGTTTTCGGTTTCAAAATCCCATGA